Part of the Arachis hypogaea cultivar Tifrunner chromosome 6, arahy.Tifrunner.gnm2.J5K5, whole genome shotgun sequence genome, aagtctattcatatatattattagGAAGCAATAGTAATCCACTAATTAATTTGTTGatgatttatatttatatatataggtggtTATGGAACCTTGGAAGAACTGTTGGAGGTCATCACCTGGGCTCAATTAGGAATTCATGATAAACctgtaagatatatatatatatatggaaccTTTTTTCTTGTTGTTaagatattattaaattttttttagcaaaTTGAATATTCCAAAATGAAAATAGACAAAAAGTGAccgaattaattaatatatagtgTGTTTACTCTAAGACCCACAGATAATGCTAGGAATACTAACATGTCACTCTATCTTTTTTCGGATTTATTTGAATTGGCATACTCATTGTATTTATATGAACAATTTTTTATGAggataaattttcttttaaaaaaagaaaaagactagaaTGTAGCATATATATTACGTGGTATTAGAAAAGTTGAATGAAAAAGACCTAATGAGGGTCCTAATCaatgaaaagtgaaaagaaacataaataaaaatggtTGTAATTGCAGGTAGGGTTGTTGAACGTGGATGGATACTATAACTCATTGTTGTCATTCATGGACAAAGCTGTTGATGAAGGTTTCATAACACCAGCTGCCCGTCACATTATTGTGGCTGCCCAAACTGCCCAAGAACTTATGTGTAAGCTTGAAGAATACGTTCCAAAGCACTGTGGCGTGGCCCCAAAGCAAAGCTGGGAGATGGACCAACAGTTACTAAATACTTAACATTCCAAATTGAATCTTCAATGCTTTAATTTCTCTTTCTCAATCGATATACAAATGAAGCCTTTTTCGCTCACAATGTGTATCTTGTTAATCATAAACTACATTTGTGTCTTGTAGGTCTATTATATTGTGTGTCATCAAATATGCGCCATTACTATTTCTTTCTCAATAATTCTTACCAAAAACAATTCACGTAAATCAATTCAATTCACTCAAAAAATAAACGAAATAAGTAGTAAAAACATGACTTATTTAAAAGTAGGTCAATTTAGTCACCAGGCCAAAAAAAAAGTAGGTCAATTTAACTTGTTTGGATCATTTGTGAGTTAAGCAAGTTTGAGATGAGCgtagagtatttttttttaagagcaatgctaggggcagcaatttttgtgattgttagccatcaactagccatcaatgatgatttgatggtgtgagattggtgtgagatttcatccaatgactcgtTACATGTTggtcaaaattcaataaaattgcttGCCATaaacttttcctttttttaatatataacgagttaattaattatatgacACACACTACATACATTATTCACATTAATAGACAcacttaaaatagaaaataaagatactaatttATTTAACAACCCGAGGCTTTAATTCTATCAGATATAGCTTGTAACTGTATTAATTAATATGTGATTTGTAATCTGTTAGCAAGCTAGTTAGTAATTAGTAAGTCAATTATAGCAGTTAGTTAACATAGCACTCAAGTAGTTAGTTTCGGTAGTAGTTATAGTCATCACTTGTCTATAAAGCATGTTTGAGCAGATCAATATCATAACTCTCTCATATAACATCACTTTATTTGAGCTCACAcctctttttattctttctcTTACTATCCTTCAAGCTTTCATCACTTCTttctctattcttttcttcttttttttttggtgataatttggtTGCTTCGCTATTTACGTTATTGGTAGAACCAACAATTTCGATCaacaaatcttaaaaaaaaaaaaattaaatctttaaattCTTTGAGATTCATGGATTAACCGGTCGTTTTTTAATCTTGTTTGCTTTGACGGCTCTATTACATAATATTGCGGCGGTATCAAAAAATTgtttatgaaaaattataaataaatgatTCACAATTTGAAGTTGAGggtgaaaaatgctttaatttgATCATGGATTCTTTATATTCTGGCGGTTTCTAAtagataaaagatagaaaaacCACCAAAAGCATGAATAATTATGTGTAAGATTTTGAGGTGATTATTTCGCACGGTCGCTCAAAATTAATTTAACCCTAGTAGttagaaaaaagaagaaacatgaaACTATTTAAGCAGGAAAAGGAAAACCCTTGTCTGGTGGCTTTTGATTCAACTTCAAATtattcaagtattttttttttctacctaTGGACAAGTATCACCATCACCATGCATCCATTaatcttattattattgttatttttttctgtGAATGAGCCTTTTCTGATCCTGGTCAAAAGATTAAAAAGATGGGCCAAACTAAAGATATTAAGAACTGATAATGCTTTTTAAGATTTGATTAACAAGGCCTTAATGACGTACGTAATTGGGAATCATGATGTCCCACTTAAATGTTTGTTTGCAATTGAATCATTTAGAAGCTTTTTAATTCATGCATTATTATCTTCCCAATTGCTAAAGAACTTTGCTTCCATCTTATTAGTTTCATATACATCAATTTCCTTTTATAAAAGTTTCAAATCAATTTCTCATGTTAATTTTGTAGTTGTTAGTGTATTGTGTAATTGGAAGAACACTCTTGGCACAGCATACCAAAATTCCATATATCTAACTATAAAGTATTAACTAACTAAATTAAGTAGTATTTACAAATTGATATTATTATAGGATAAGTTCCACCAAACGGCTACGAATTGAAGGCATTATTATAGGATCACACGAGTCAAGCGATCTTTTCAGATGattcaatattattatttaaataagctccaatatattatataataatagtcGAAGATGCACGAACTTGATTGCGcattttgtatatttatttaatttccaCAGGCCCACTAACAATATTTATTCTTCTTAATCATAGGATCGCATCATCATGCAGAGCATAGCTGATAATCATTGCAAATGATAATGGAACCAATCTTGTGATTAGTTTAATTATGTGGCCAAATATATAATGGGGTAATGAAGTACTGaatgatttgatttgatatatattgTAGTGGTTGAGAGTTTTGGAAGTCACTggagtttatttaaaaatttatattataaagaATTAAAGTTGAAGAAAGCAAGGAATGGGTGACATGTTTGCTTTCTCAATTTCATAGGATGACTTTGGAATTTGGATTCAATCATCCATTAACATTATATTCCTACTTGCACCCTTTCTTTCACTCCATGTTAATCCCTACTACTCAGCGACATTAATCAAAAGGAAGAACAGAGTCTAATTTTTAAACCTATCTAGGACAATGAATAATTGAATTAAACAATGTCCAAAAGTGCAAGAGGTAGGGGAGTTGTATTATTGAAAGGCAAATGAAGTGAATTGTTTAACATGATTTTGATAGTTGTATTCGTTGTGTATACAGATGAAACAAATTAAATGCGAAGATTAACCTCACGAGTAAAATCCAAATTAATATGGTTCAGTCATCATCTTTGAATTCCCTGTTTGAAATGAAACATGAAAATGGCAATCAACCATACAAGAGCAAAGTCCTAATTATCTTAATTAGCCTTttatagttttatatatatagtttgcATATGAGTAAACTAAGCAGAGAGGCGAAGAGCATACCTGCGGTCAAGGTAACGAGGTTGGATTCCGGATCCTTGACAAGTGGTGCATGTGAGTGAACCAGCACCGTCACAATTTATGCACCGCGAGACCTCCTTCTGATCGCCACCAAGTTCAACTGTCACATTTCCTGTCCCCAAACAAAATCTACATTTCTCTGCCACAGGAGTAACAATTTCAAATGTCACAACAATGGATTGCAACACCCTATATTACACACCTACATTGCTGCATTAGTTATCTCTTGAAAATAGCCTAATTCAACTCCAAATACTGCATGAGATTTAACGATACAATAGTTGGTTGGGTAAAAGAGAATGTAGATATACTTACGAGCACCAGAGCCATTGCATGGGAAGCAGGGTTGCGTGTTTTCTCTCTTAGCCTGCAACAAATGATAATGATAAGAATAATAATTGTAATTTGATAAAGTAAATGAGAGAGGAGAAAGGTGTTGACAGCATTATCGATTTGAGACTCATAGAAGACCGGAATGCCAATCCCCACTGCAACACTCACAACACCAACCGTTATAGCCACTACCTGAATTTCCATTAATTATATTCATTATCAACTAATAACAATAGTAATAATAAAGGAAGGTAAATGACAAGTATGAATTATGAACCGTGTTTTGATCAAGTTCAGCTCTAATGGGTTTTGCttgaattcttgttgaagctggtGAGGGAGAGAAGGAGTTGAGAGGGTAAGAGAGGAAAGAAGAATGCAGAGGCAAGCGGCAGCCAGGGACACAaacagaagaaggagaaggagctattgccatttcttcttcttcttcttcttcaatcaaaTTCTtcaagccatcatcatcatccaaACAACTTCAACTCACAACCACATATGCTATACACGTGCCTCCATTGCCACTCAACACTTGCAACTTATCCTAAACTAAatcactcttcttttttttttgggtgataGTAGGGGCCAAAGGCCCAACCGCTCTTTTTACTCTTCCAAGGATTATATCATTCAACCAGGCTTATCAGGCCCATACCAAGTTTCTTCTACAGGTCCAATGGCCCATGTTGAGTTGGGCTCCTGCTTCTTTATTACGTTTCAAGAAACTCAATAGTTTGACAAGAAGATCCAAAGTATTAAGAATCTCAATGACCCAAGAACAGTATCAGTTCCAATTTTTCAATATGTAAGGAATATCTAGGAAGAGTTTAATTAATATGTattagcatataaatatattacatatttttattattattttcgtgaATATCAAGATGTACTTACGTAGCATACTACATATTACATATAGTTCATTTTTATCATAAATTCATGTACCTTTAATCTCATCATTGCTAGAGAGGAGAAAAGTTTTTGAATTATTATAACTAATAATGAGTATACATAAAGAAACAAATTAAGGTGGGATGCGATGAAAATGCAAGGGAACAAAAATAATTAGGTGAAATTATTTTCCTTTTCATAAATGGATAAAAGTAAGGATGGGAGGTGGGGATTGGCATATACATGAGAGTGACAACCCAACaaacatataatttaattaaggAGGCACATGTGGGAAAGACCCAAAACATTGACCATGGATGCTCCAACTTTGGTAATTTGGCATCATGGTACATGATATCTTATATGTCTTGGACATTCCCATGTCCCATGGCATGTGTAATGGAATATGGATCATAGATACTTTGAGAAACGTAGAATCCAAGgctattcatcttttcttttttgccctttatttttctctttttcaacatGAAACATCAACTTCTCCAACCACATCCACATAGCTCCCTTTTTGCtgcttttctttatctttattaTATGCATTATACTATCATATGTAACCATATATTCTAATGTTAGCCTTCAAGTCATATCATCTTGGGTCCCTTTGGCTTTCAGAAATCTATCTTGAgctttttattaagacacaacccatttcttcttttcttttagtatattattcattaaaacaaaacaactcttgtattaatacctatattaaatttaaactttataataTACAAGAGCATTTACTATCAATATCTAACTCCTAATAAGATCACTCACCTTTTGCTTTGGAAGTAAAAAAGTGTACCATGTTTGTTCCCCTCAGGTAGCTATCTTGTGTTTGACATAAGAAGCTCCCAAGAAAGCGTGACATCCACTCcaattcctttttcttctcaagGGGCAATAATGGGAATTCATGCCCAttaaagaacatatatatatagatggatgaCGATGTAATATATAACTAGATGCATGTCAACGCATTTGCAATTTATGTTAATGGGATCAAAATTGTGGCTTAAAGAAAATGGTTGATAATGATCGAGTGTGCTTCATTATTTAGTGTCCCATTTGTGTAAATAGTGTAACACACTAACACGTGACATGCCCCAACTCAATAGAGTTTTGACTAATAACATTCATACGGTTccttttcaaacaaaaaatttcACAATATTTATTATTCGCTCACCGATTTGGACatcatttttcaaatatttttgtgCCCCACATttgtattttaacatatattatgTGATACGCATAATGGCTTTCGTTATTTTCATGATTTAAGATCCATCATGCAAGGTGGAGGCTCCTATATCCTTGTAAATATTACATGAGAATCATCtcaaataaaacatttaaaaaaaattaatttgtgtgaaaaagaagaaaacaacgcACGTGGTTTTCaggggagaaaagaaaaaaaaaaagaagaagttaaAACTGGACGCACACATTTGATTGTTACTTATTAGTTTATGTTAGCTGACCCCAGAGAATATAATAAAGATAAGATTATTAATTAGCTAATTAATTAAGATAGGATAGGCCAATTTGCGTTCCTATCTTCCCTAGTCCCGGTTAAGATTTGAAGTGGTTGTGGTTACTTAGTCATTTCTCATTGACTAATGCAGCCACATACACACTTATGATTTAAAATCACTATGTACTATTATATGTTAACAGAAATACTAAATATGTTTTTTTCAAAAGAGAACATTCCATTTCAAATTCATTTCCATCATTATCACGAAAgttctttttattttagttttttgttgAGGTATCACTTCTGTCAGATCCCTGTATCTTGGTTAAAACAACCATTATTCTTGATATCAAGGCAAAAAGAAACGCAGTTGATTGTTCCGCATATTTAAGGAAAATTTgtccttttttgtttgtttaatttttcgGTTTACCATGTGGAATGAATGATCGTTGATTATTTACCGATAAAATCTCTTAAATTCAATAACAATATAatattgattattgaatgagCTACTAAGTTggatgtcacggtaaatttttagaaggttagatttaacagtgtttgtatagttttctggagtatttgagaatactctagatggttccggaacATTTTAGAATGTTCTAGAAGGTCTcggaataccctagaaggttctagaagactctggaaggtcatagagtattctagaagaatATAGATGTATATAAaagtataaagagtggtatggaataatctagaaatatttagagagttgtggtaggatagatatttgtaaagaaggttctggatgattaatctggaccgttgattagatttaatcctaaccatccattgaggaggtggatggctataaataggggtgagagttagagtttgggggtgtgtgaatcatttgtaaccacacttgagcaataaagtgttcttccaccaaagcttcctttctcttgtgttctcttgtattcttagctttcttgctacatattgagggttaggctgacttggtcttaactcaagaggttgagtaagtccgagtgccggcacggtagcgttggagtgtgtccaaggccgtgacaatttggtatcagagcaaggtTCGAGAGGGAGAACAAGTGATTTGTGGGTATGGCTTCTAGTATCACCATGGAGCATATTGAGTCTCAAAGGGGAAAGAatgctattccttctcaatggggCGGAAGAAGGtccgttcttcaagtgagcctagaggtaaggactctaacttcctagaagagagagtttctgtgttggagaatgttctatcctctatggatgagcgtttccaaaggatagaacatgataaggagaccctcgaggctcacgtgttaggagaactagatgctttcaaagaaagcatgctccaaattgaagagaagcttgagaattccttaaagctatttgaggaagttcgaatttggttcgaggaggcgaaatctcgaccaaccattataagggagacaacaaagattgatctccccaagccaaaggagttcaagggcgtaagggacgctcgcgaggtggagaacttcctatggcaaatggagaggtacttcgaaggccaaggggtggtcgaagaagcaataaaggtacgcactgcagctctctacctttctgataatgctactttgtggtggaggagaaagtgcgTAGATATGGAAAAGGGTACTTGGAACAtagccacatgggaagatttcaaaagggaattga contains:
- the LOC112696372 gene encoding protein disulfide-isomerase LQY1, chloroplastic isoform X2, whose protein sequence is MAIAPSPSSVCVPGCRLPLHSSFLSYPLNSFSPSPASTRIQAKPIRAELDQNTVVAITVGVVSVAVGIGIPVFYESQIDNAKRENTQPCFPCNGSGAQKCRFCLGTGNVTVELGGDQKEVSRCINCDGAGSLTCTTCQGSGIQPRYLDRREFKDDD
- the LOC112696372 gene encoding protein disulfide-isomerase LQY1, chloroplastic isoform X1; amino-acid sequence: MAIAPSPSSVCVPGCRLPLHSSFLSYPLNSFSPSPASTRIQAKPIRAELDQNTVVAITVGVVSVAVGIGIPVFYESQIDNAAKRENTQPCFPCNGSGAQKCRFCLGTGNVTVELGGDQKEVSRCINCDGAGSLTCTTCQGSGIQPRYLDRREFKDDD